A single region of the Pseudomonas sp. GGS8 genome encodes:
- the recA gene encoding recombinase RecA codes for MDDNKKKALAAALGQIERQFGKGAVMRMGDQDRQAIPAISTGSLGLDIALGIGGLPKGRIVEIYGPESSGKTTLTLSVIAQAQKAGATCAFVDAEHALDPEYAGKLGVNVDDLLVSQPDTGEQALEITDMLVRSNAVDVIIVDSVAALVPKAEIEGEMGDMHVGLQARLMSQALRKITGNIKNANCLVIFINQIRMKIGVMFGSPETTTGGNALKFYASVRLDIRRTGAVKEGDEVVGSETRVKVVKNKVASPFRQAEFQILYGKGIYLNGEMIDLGVLHGFVEKSGAWYAYNGTKIGQGKANSAKFLADNPEIAATLEKQLRDKLLTPAPDVKASAVRETEDDLADADI; via the coding sequence ATGGACGACAACAAGAAGAAAGCCTTGGCTGCGGCCCTGGGTCAGATCGAACGTCAATTCGGCAAGGGTGCCGTAATGCGTATGGGCGATCAGGACCGTCAGGCGATCCCGGCCATTTCCACTGGCTCTCTGGGTCTGGACATCGCGCTCGGCATTGGCGGCCTGCCAAAAGGCCGTATCGTTGAAATCTACGGTCCTGAATCCTCCGGTAAAACCACCCTGACACTGTCGGTGATCGCCCAGGCTCAAAAAGCCGGCGCGACCTGCGCATTCGTCGATGCCGAACACGCCCTCGACCCTGAGTACGCCGGCAAACTGGGCGTCAACGTCGACGACCTGCTGGTTTCCCAGCCGGACACCGGCGAGCAGGCCCTGGAAATCACCGACATGCTGGTGCGTTCCAACGCCGTTGACGTGATCATCGTCGACTCCGTGGCCGCTCTGGTGCCAAAGGCTGAAATCGAAGGCGAAATGGGCGACATGCACGTGGGCCTGCAAGCCCGTCTGATGTCCCAGGCGCTGCGTAAAATCACCGGTAACATCAAGAACGCCAACTGCCTGGTGATCTTCATCAACCAGATCCGCATGAAAATCGGCGTGATGTTCGGCAGCCCGGAAACCACCACCGGTGGTAACGCGCTGAAGTTCTACGCATCGGTTCGTCTGGACATCCGCCGTACTGGCGCGGTGAAAGAAGGTGATGAAGTCGTCGGTAGCGAAACCCGCGTCAAAGTCGTGAAGAACAAAGTGGCTTCGCCGTTCCGTCAGGCCGAGTTCCAGATTCTTTACGGCAAGGGCATCTACCTCAACGGTGAGATGATCGACCTGGGTGTGCTGCACGGTTTCGTCGAGAAGTCCGGTGCCTGGTATGCCTACAACGGCACCAAGATCGGTCAGGGCAAGGCCAACTCGGCCAAGTTCCTGGCAGACAACCCGGAAATCGCCGCGACCCTCGAGAAGCAGCTGCGCGACAAGCTGCTGACTCCGGCACCGGACGTCAAGGCTTCGGCCGTCAGAGAGACCGAAGACGACTTGGCTGACGCTGATATCTGA
- the recX gene encoding recombination regulator RecX → MTAVLDTLVAVRRTAMDLLARREHGRVELTRKLRQRGALPEMIDTALDRLTEEGLLSESRYLESFVSYRARSGYGPLRIREELSQRGLQRTDIELALRESGIDWQEQLEDTWRRKFSGHLPIDARERAKQGRFLSYRGYSMEMISRLFSGRGMDD, encoded by the coding sequence ATGACCGCCGTACTCGATACACTCGTCGCGGTGCGGCGAACCGCAATGGACCTGCTCGCGCGACGCGAGCACGGTCGAGTCGAGCTGACGCGTAAACTGCGTCAGCGCGGCGCCCTCCCTGAAATGATCGACACAGCACTCGACCGCTTGACGGAAGAGGGGCTGTTGTCCGAATCCCGCTACCTCGAAAGCTTCGTTTCCTACCGTGCCCGTTCCGGTTATGGCCCTTTGCGCATTCGCGAAGAGCTGAGCCAGCGTGGTCTGCAACGTACCGACATTGAGCTCGCCTTGCGCGAGAGTGGTATCGATTGGCAGGAACAACTGGAAGACACTTGGCGGCGCAAATTTTCCGGGCATTTACCGATAGACGCCCGGGAGCGTGCCAAACAGGGCAGGTTCCTGAGTTATCGGGGATACTCCATGGAAATGATCAGCCGCTTGTTCAGCGGCCGAGGGATGGACGATTGA
- a CDS encoding TIGR00730 family Rossman fold protein, with amino-acid sequence MPYQPNDLLSRHFQESGHDLTSKVEEQLNLVSPNSPNIPIYRDMILTVLRMAQEDHNRWNAKITLQTLRELEHAFRVLEQFKGRRKVTVFGSARTPIEHPLYGLARELGAALARSDMMVITGAGGGIMAAAHEGAGLEHSLGFNITLPFEQHANPTVNGTANLLPFHFFFTRKLFFVKEADALVLCPGGFGTLDEALEVLTLIQTGKSPLVPVVLLDAPGGKFWQGALDFIHHQLEENRYILPTDMKLLSLVYSAEEAVEQINQFYSNFHSSRWLKHQFVTRMNHKLSDRALEHMQEAFADLCLSDHFHQHAYSGEEHDEAQFSHLVRLSFTFNARDHGRLRELVDYINLPENWAQSRPQAQQRTREPSKVT; translated from the coding sequence ATGCCTTACCAACCGAATGACCTACTGAGCCGTCATTTTCAAGAAAGCGGCCACGACCTCACCAGCAAGGTCGAAGAACAACTCAACCTGGTTTCACCCAACAGCCCCAACATCCCGATTTACCGCGACATGATCCTGACCGTGCTGCGCATGGCTCAGGAAGATCACAACCGCTGGAATGCCAAGATCACCCTGCAAACCCTCCGTGAACTCGAGCACGCTTTCCGTGTGCTGGAGCAGTTCAAGGGTCGACGCAAAGTCACCGTTTTCGGCTCGGCCCGCACGCCGATAGAACACCCGCTTTATGGCCTGGCCCGAGAACTGGGAGCCGCTCTGGCGCGCTCGGACATGATGGTCATCACCGGCGCCGGCGGCGGCATCATGGCGGCAGCCCATGAAGGTGCCGGCCTGGAACACAGCCTGGGATTCAATATCACCCTGCCCTTCGAGCAGCATGCCAACCCCACGGTCAATGGCACCGCCAACTTGCTGCCCTTCCACTTTTTCTTTACCCGCAAGCTGTTCTTCGTCAAGGAAGCCGATGCGCTGGTCCTGTGCCCTGGCGGGTTTGGCACGCTGGATGAAGCGCTGGAAGTACTGACCCTGATCCAGACCGGTAAAAGCCCGCTGGTGCCTGTCGTGCTACTGGATGCGCCGGGCGGCAAGTTCTGGCAAGGCGCGCTGGACTTCATTCACCATCAACTGGAGGAAAATCGCTACATCCTGCCGACCGACATGAAGCTGCTGAGCCTGGTCTACAGCGCCGAAGAGGCCGTCGAGCAGATCAACCAGTTCTACAGCAATTTCCACTCCAGCCGCTGGCTCAAGCATCAGTTCGTAACTCGCATGAACCATAAGCTCAGCGACCGGGCGCTTGAACACATGCAGGAGGCATTCGCCGACCTGTGCCTGAGCGATCATTTCCATCAGCATGCCTACAGTGGCGAGGAGCACGACGAAGCGCAGTTCAGCCATCTGGTGCGCTTGTCCTTTACCTTCAACGCTCGTGATCATGGCCGTCTGCGGGAATTGGTGGATTACATCAACCTGCCGGAAAACTGGGCCCAGTCCAGACCCCAGGCACAACAACGCACACGGGAACCGTCCAAGGTAACGTGA
- a CDS encoding PA3611 family quorum-sensing-regulated virulence factor, with the protein MLRLIVPTAAVLLASSFSAQAASLSEQNLNRELRNVAVQSSVGTPRAINEDILDQGYTAEGKVLINHLSVQSSHAEKMRADPKAVYFQLGASVCRNPGFRKLMAKGAIMRYDFTEVKTNRPVGSASFQESDCPKETPAKKK; encoded by the coding sequence ATGCTGCGCCTTATCGTTCCCACCGCTGCCGTTTTGCTGGCGTCGTCCTTCAGCGCTCAGGCTGCTTCATTGAGTGAGCAGAATCTGAACAGAGAGCTGCGAAACGTCGCCGTACAAAGCAGCGTTGGCACTCCACGGGCGATCAACGAAGATATTCTTGATCAGGGCTACACCGCCGAAGGAAAAGTGCTGATCAACCACTTGAGCGTGCAAAGCAGCCACGCCGAAAAAATGCGCGCCGATCCCAAAGCGGTGTACTTCCAGCTTGGCGCCTCGGTATGCAGAAACCCAGGCTTCCGCAAGCTGATGGCCAAGGGCGCGATCATGCGTTACGACTTCACCGAGGTGAAGACCAACCGTCCGGTCGGCTCCGCAAGCTTCCAGGAATCGGACTGCCCGAAAGAGACTCCCGCGAAGAAGAAATAA
- a CDS encoding tRNA-uridine aminocarboxypropyltransferase: MSPTPAPFAVNAVARLRDEREEAGIKPIQARGWRAARCRACRVIESHCLCAWRPQVETRSGVCLIMTNKEVFKPSNTGWLIADVVRDNHAFIWSRTEVDQQLLALLSDPQWQPYLVFPGEYVEPERVTNSVETDSTKRPLFILLDATWTEARKIFRKSPYFDRLPILSLLPEKLSRYRLRRSTRSEHLCTAEVAALCLDLAGDTEAASALDAYFDVFSQHYLDAKNQLDMNLATPAHAELMPFVHNDVPAMF, from the coding sequence ATGAGTCCTACCCCAGCGCCCTTTGCGGTGAACGCCGTAGCCCGCTTGCGCGATGAGCGCGAAGAGGCGGGCATCAAGCCGATTCAGGCCCGTGGCTGGCGTGCAGCTCGTTGTCGTGCCTGTCGCGTGATCGAGAGCCACTGCCTGTGCGCCTGGCGCCCGCAGGTCGAAACCCGCAGTGGTGTGTGCCTGATCATGACCAACAAAGAAGTGTTCAAGCCAAGCAACACCGGTTGGCTGATTGCCGATGTGGTGCGCGATAACCATGCGTTTATCTGGTCGCGTACTGAAGTCGATCAGCAACTGTTGGCGCTGTTGTCCGATCCGCAATGGCAGCCGTATCTGGTCTTTCCGGGTGAATACGTTGAGCCCGAACGCGTCACCAACAGCGTCGAGACCGATAGCACCAAGCGTCCGCTGTTCATTCTGCTGGACGCCACCTGGACCGAAGCCCGGAAGATCTTTCGCAAGAGCCCGTATTTTGATCGCTTGCCGATCTTGAGCCTGCTGCCCGAAAAACTGTCACGTTATCGACTGCGCCGTTCTACCCGTAGCGAACATTTATGCACCGCTGAAGTGGCTGCACTGTGTCTCGATCTGGCCGGTGATACCGAGGCCGCGTCAGCGCTGGACGCTTATTTTGACGTGTTCAGTCAGCATTATCTGGACGCAAAAAACCAACTGGACATGAACCTCGCCACACCGGCCCACGCCGAGCTGATGCCGTTTGTTCATAACGACGTCCCCGCCATGTTCTGA
- the erdR gene encoding response regulator transcription factor ErdR: MATYEILIADDHPLFRSALHQALTLGLGPDVRLVEVASIAELESRLTEKADWDLVLLDLNMPGAYGFSGLVLLRGQYPQIPVVMVSAQEEASIMVKSREFGASGFIPKSSDLSVIQKAVRAVLDGDVFWPPQAFEAVSVSDEAKAASEGLASLTPQQFRVLTMVCEGLLNKQIAYELSVSEATIKAHVTAIFRKLNVRTRTQAALLLQQLESISSH; encoded by the coding sequence ATGGCCACATACGAAATCCTGATTGCCGACGACCATCCTCTTTTTCGTAGTGCCTTGCATCAAGCGTTGACCTTGGGCCTGGGCCCGGATGTCCGTCTGGTGGAAGTGGCAAGCATTGCCGAGCTGGAAAGCCGTCTGACCGAAAAGGCCGATTGGGACCTGGTGTTGCTGGACCTGAACATGCCAGGGGCTTACGGTTTTTCCGGGCTGGTGCTGTTGCGTGGTCAGTACCCGCAGATTCCAGTGGTGATGGTGTCGGCTCAGGAGGAAGCGTCGATCATGGTGAAATCCCGTGAGTTCGGCGCCAGCGGTTTCATTCCCAAGTCCAGTGACCTGAGTGTTATTCAAAAAGCCGTGCGCGCGGTGCTCGATGGTGACGTTTTCTGGCCGCCCCAGGCCTTCGAAGCGGTCAGCGTTTCCGACGAAGCCAAGGCGGCCAGTGAAGGCCTTGCCAGCCTGACGCCCCAGCAGTTCCGGGTGTTGACCATGGTCTGTGAGGGTTTGCTGAACAAGCAGATTGCTTACGAATTGAGCGTTTCCGAAGCGACGATCAAAGCCCACGTCACCGCGATTTTCCGTAAGCTGAATGTACGGACCCGGACTCAGGCGGCGCTGCTCTTGCAACAACTTGAGTCAATTTCGAGCCACTAA
- a CDS encoding diacylglycerol kinase yields MSPFKGQTGLKRILNASGYSLDGLRAAFTGEAAFRQLVLLNAILIPLSFFLNVSRVERALLIAVCLLALIVELLNSAVEAAIDRISLELHPLSKNAKDMGSAAQLVALSMVALVWAVILL; encoded by the coding sequence ATGTCACCTTTCAAAGGCCAGACCGGCCTAAAACGCATCCTCAACGCCTCCGGCTACTCCCTGGACGGTCTGCGCGCGGCCTTCACCGGTGAAGCGGCTTTTCGGCAACTGGTGTTGCTCAATGCGATCCTGATTCCGCTGTCGTTTTTCCTGAACGTCAGCCGTGTCGAGCGGGCGCTGCTGATTGCAGTCTGCCTGTTGGCGTTGATTGTCGAATTGCTCAACTCGGCGGTCGAAGCGGCCATCGACCGCATTTCCCTGGAATTGCACCCACTGTCCAAGAATGCCAAGGACATGGGTAGCGCCGCTCAACTCGTAGCGTTGAGCATGGTCGCGCTGGTATGGGCGGTGATCCTGCTTTAA
- a CDS encoding LysR family transcriptional regulator produces MRFTLRQLQVFVAVAQQESVSRAAGLLNLSQSAASTSITELERQCSCQLFDRAGKRLSLNALGKQLLPQAVALLDQAKEIEDLLNGKSGFGSLAVGATLTIGNYLATLLIGSFMQRHPESQVKLHVQNTANIVQQVAHYEIDLGLIEGDCSHPDIEVQSWVEDELVVFCAPQHPLAKRGTASMEELSHEAWILREQGSGTRLTFDQAMRHHRSALNIRLELEHTEAIKRAVESGLGIGCISRLALRDAFRRGSLVPVETPDLDLARQFYFIWHKQKYQTSAMREFLELCRAFTAGVQRSDEIVLPAIA; encoded by the coding sequence ATGCGATTTACTCTCCGTCAACTTCAAGTATTCGTCGCCGTCGCCCAGCAGGAAAGCGTATCCCGTGCCGCGGGCCTGCTCAACCTCTCGCAATCGGCGGCGAGCACCTCGATCACCGAGCTGGAGCGCCAATGCAGCTGTCAGCTGTTCGATCGCGCCGGCAAACGGCTGAGCCTCAACGCCCTCGGCAAACAGCTGTTGCCGCAAGCGGTGGCCCTGCTCGATCAGGCCAAGGAAATCGAAGACTTGCTCAACGGCAAGTCCGGTTTCGGCTCCCTGGCGGTGGGCGCGACCCTGACCATCGGCAATTACCTGGCCACGCTGCTGATCGGCAGCTTCATGCAGCGCCATCCGGAAAGCCAGGTGAAGCTGCATGTGCAGAACACAGCCAACATCGTGCAACAGGTGGCTCATTATGAAATTGATCTGGGTCTAATCGAAGGCGACTGCAGCCATCCGGACATCGAAGTGCAAAGCTGGGTCGAAGATGAGCTGGTGGTGTTCTGTGCGCCCCAGCATCCGCTGGCCAAACGCGGCACAGCCAGCATGGAGGAGCTGAGTCATGAGGCGTGGATTCTCCGAGAACAAGGCTCTGGCACACGGCTGACGTTCGACCAGGCCATGCGCCACCACCGCAGCGCGCTGAACATTCGCCTGGAACTGGAACACACCGAAGCGATCAAGCGCGCGGTGGAATCGGGTTTGGGGATTGGCTGCATTTCACGCCTGGCGCTGCGCGATGCGTTCCGTCGTGGCAGCCTGGTGCCGGTGGAAACACCGGATCTGGACCTGGCGCGGCAGTTCTATTTCATCTGGCACAAACAGAAATATCAAACCTCGGCGATGCGCGAATTCCTCGAACTGTGCCGCGCCTTCACCGCCGGGGTTCAGCGCAGCGACGAGATCGTTCTGCCTGCCATCGCTTAA
- the fpr gene encoding ferredoxin-NADP reductase: MSNMNHERVLSVHHWNDTLFSFKCTRDPGLRFENGQFVMIGLQQPNGRPLMRAYSIASPNWEEHLEFFSIKVPDGPLTSQLQHLKEGDEIIISKKPTGTLVLDDLKPGKHLYLLSTGTGLAPFMSVIQDPETYERFEKVILCHGVRYVNEVAYREFITEHLPQNEFFGEALRDKLIYYPTVTREPFENEGRLTDLMRSGKLFSDIGLPPINPQDDRAMLCGSPSMLDETSEVLNSFGLKVSPRMREPGDYLIERAFVEK, encoded by the coding sequence ATGAGCAACATGAACCACGAGCGTGTCCTCAGTGTTCATCACTGGAACGACACTCTGTTCAGCTTCAAGTGCACCCGCGATCCGGGCCTGCGCTTCGAGAACGGTCAGTTCGTGATGATCGGCCTGCAACAGCCCAACGGCCGGCCGCTCATGCGCGCTTACTCGATTGCCAGCCCGAACTGGGAAGAGCATCTCGAGTTCTTCAGCATCAAAGTGCCTGATGGCCCGCTGACTTCCCAGTTGCAGCATCTGAAGGAAGGCGACGAGATCATCATCAGCAAAAAGCCTACCGGCACCCTGGTGCTGGATGACTTGAAGCCTGGCAAGCATTTGTACCTGCTCAGCACCGGTACCGGTCTGGCGCCGTTCATGAGCGTCATCCAGGACCCGGAAACCTACGAGCGTTTCGAAAAGGTGATCCTGTGCCACGGCGTGCGTTACGTCAACGAAGTCGCTTACCGCGAATTCATCACCGAGCACCTGCCGCAGAACGAGTTCTTCGGCGAGGCCCTGCGTGACAAGTTGATTTACTACCCGACCGTGACCCGCGAGCCGTTCGAAAACGAAGGCCGCCTGACCGACCTGATGCGCAGCGGCAAGCTGTTCAGCGACATCGGTCTGCCACCGATCAACCCGCAGGACGACCGCGCCATGCTGTGCGGCAGCCCGAGCATGCTCGACGAGACCAGCGAAGTGTTGAATAGCTTCGGCCTGAAAGTTTCGCCACGGATGCGCGAGCCGGGTGATTACCTGATCGAGCGTGCGTTCGTCGAGAAGTAA
- the tsaA gene encoding tRNA (N6-threonylcarbamoyladenosine(37)-N6)-methyltransferase TrmO encodes MTYSVSPIGFVRSGFKEKFAIPRQPQLAPAARGVLELVAPFDQGDAVQGLEQVSHVWLLFLFHQALEEKPRLKVRPPRLGGNKSMGVFATRATHRPNGIGQSVVKLDKVEANRLWISGIDLLDGTPVLDIKPYVPYADIINTASNNIASAPPLLIPVQWTDSALQQAHSHAQRLGEPLVELIEQCLAQDPRPAYQIPTPEREYGAQFWDLDVRWHYPQAGLIRVLEVIPVPNP; translated from the coding sequence ATGACCTACAGCGTTTCCCCCATCGGCTTCGTGCGCTCCGGCTTCAAGGAGAAGTTCGCCATTCCGCGTCAACCGCAACTGGCCCCGGCCGCTCGCGGCGTGCTGGAGCTGGTGGCGCCGTTCGATCAGGGTGATGCCGTGCAGGGGCTGGAGCAGGTCAGCCATGTGTGGCTGTTGTTCCTGTTCCATCAAGCGCTGGAAGAAAAGCCACGCCTCAAAGTCCGCCCGCCGCGCCTGGGTGGCAACAAATCCATGGGCGTGTTCGCCACCCGCGCGACACATCGCCCCAATGGCATCGGTCAGTCGGTGGTCAAACTGGACAAGGTCGAAGCCAATCGGCTGTGGATCTCCGGCATCGACTTGCTGGACGGCACGCCAGTTCTCGACATCAAACCCTACGTGCCCTATGCCGACATCATCAACACGGCGTCCAACAACATCGCCAGCGCCCCGCCGCTGCTGATTCCCGTGCAGTGGACGGACTCAGCATTACAACAGGCCCACAGCCACGCTCAGCGGCTTGGCGAGCCCCTGGTTGAGCTGATCGAGCAATGCCTGGCACAAGATCCACGCCCGGCGTACCAGATCCCTACGCCTGAGCGGGAATACGGCGCGCAGTTCTGGGATCTCGATGTGCGCTGGCACTACCCCCAAGCCGGACTTATCCGCGTTCTCGAAGTCATTCCCGTACCCAACCCGTAG
- a CDS encoding SDR family oxidoreductase, with protein MHPYFSLQGRTALVTGGTRGIGKMIAKAYVEAGATVYVCARDAEACQQTAIELSAFGVCHAVAANLAHEEGVQQLAAHLSEQISQLDILVNNAGTTWGAPLESYPVKGWEKVMQLNVTSVFNCIQQFLPLLRKAGSAASPARIINIGSVAGISSFGEQAYAYGPSKAALHQLSRILARELVSQHINVNVIAPGRFPSKMTQHIGNDEQALAEDTALIPMKRWGREEEMAALAISLASTAGAYMTGNVIPLDGGFSL; from the coding sequence ATGCACCCCTACTTCTCTCTGCAAGGCCGCACCGCTCTGGTGACCGGCGGCACCCGCGGTATCGGCAAAATGATCGCCAAGGCTTATGTCGAGGCCGGCGCCACCGTGTACGTGTGCGCCCGGGATGCCGAGGCTTGCCAGCAAACCGCCATTGAGCTGAGTGCTTTCGGGGTTTGCCATGCCGTGGCCGCCAACCTGGCGCACGAAGAAGGCGTTCAACAACTGGCTGCGCACTTGAGCGAACAGATCAGCCAGCTGGATATTCTGGTGAACAACGCCGGCACCACCTGGGGCGCGCCGCTGGAGAGTTACCCGGTCAAGGGCTGGGAAAAAGTCATGCAGCTCAACGTGACGTCGGTATTCAACTGCATTCAGCAATTTCTGCCGCTGCTGCGCAAGGCCGGTTCGGCGGCGAGTCCGGCGCGAATCATCAACATCGGCTCGGTGGCCGGGATTTCATCCTTCGGCGAACAGGCGTATGCCTACGGCCCGAGCAAAGCCGCCCTGCACCAACTGTCGCGGATCCTGGCGCGGGAGCTGGTGAGCCAGCACATCAATGTCAACGTGATTGCCCCGGGACGCTTCCCGAGCAAGATGACTCAGCACATTGGCAATGATGAGCAGGCGCTGGCTGAGGACACGGCGTTGATTCCAATGAAGCGCTGGGGCCGGGAGGAAGAAATGGCGGCGCTGGCGATCAGCCTGGCGAGTACGGCCGGGGCTTATATGACCGGGAATGTCATTCCTTTGGATGGTGGGTTCAGCCTCTGA
- a CDS encoding DUF1456 family protein, with protein MIHNDVLRSVRYMLDISDKKVIEIIKLGGMDVTLEDLVTYLDKKEEDEEGFVRCPDEVMAHFLDGLVIFKRGKDESRPPQPIEVPVTNNIILKKLRVAFELKEDDMHAILKAAEFPVSKPELSALFRKFGHTNYRPCGDQLLRNFLKGLTLRVRPQ; from the coding sequence ATGATTCATAACGACGTACTGCGCAGCGTGCGCTACATGCTCGACATCAGCGACAAGAAAGTCATCGAGATCATCAAGCTCGGCGGCATGGACGTCACTCTGGAAGACCTGGTGACGTACCTCGACAAGAAAGAAGAAGACGAGGAAGGTTTCGTACGTTGCCCGGACGAAGTCATGGCGCATTTCCTCGACGGTCTGGTGATCTTCAAGCGTGGCAAGGACGAAAGCCGTCCGCCGCAGCCGATCGAAGTGCCGGTGACCAACAACATCATCCTGAAGAAATTGCGCGTCGCCTTCGAACTGAAGGAAGACGACATGCACGCCATCCTCAAGGCCGCCGAGTTCCCGGTGTCCAAGCCTGAGCTGAGCGCGCTGTTCCGCAAATTCGGCCACACCAACTACCGCCCGTGCGGCGATCAATTGCTGCGCAACTTCCTCAAGGGCCTGACCCTGCGCGTGCGCCCGCAGTAA
- a CDS encoding rRNA pseudouridine synthase has protein sequence MTDPIRLSKRLIELVGCSRREAELFIEGGWVTVDGEVIDEPQFKVDTQKVELDPEAKATAPEPVTILMNVPAGMDADSAMATLSAATLSEEHRYGKRPLKGHFLRLTASADLQANASGLLVFTQDWKILRKLTADASKIEQEYVVEVEGDMVAHGLNRLNHGLTYKGKELPPVKASWQNENRLRFAMKNPQPGVIALFCQAVGLKVVAIRRIRIGGVSIGKVPLGQWRYLSGKEKF, from the coding sequence ATGACTGACCCGATTCGTCTCTCCAAACGCCTCATCGAACTCGTCGGCTGCTCCCGTCGGGAGGCTGAGCTGTTCATCGAGGGCGGCTGGGTCACCGTGGACGGTGAAGTCATCGACGAGCCGCAGTTCAAGGTCGACACCCAGAAAGTCGAGCTCGACCCAGAGGCCAAGGCCACTGCGCCGGAGCCGGTGACCATCCTGATGAACGTCCCGGCGGGCATGGACGCGGACAGCGCCATGGCGACCCTCAGCGCCGCGACCCTGAGCGAAGAACACCGCTACGGCAAACGCCCGCTCAAGGGCCACTTCTTGCGCCTGACCGCCAGCGCCGACCTGCAGGCCAACGCCAGCGGTCTGTTGGTGTTCACCCAGGACTGGAAGATCCTGCGCAAACTCACCGCCGATGCCAGCAAGATCGAGCAGGAATACGTGGTCGAGGTCGAAGGCGACATGGTGGCTCATGGCCTCAACCGCCTGAACCACGGCCTGACGTACAAGGGCAAGGAACTGCCACCGGTCAAGGCCAGCTGGCAGAACGAAAACCGTCTGCGCTTTGCCATGAAGAACCCACAACCGGGCGTGATCGCCCTGTTCTGCCAGGCCGTCGGCCTCAAGGTCGTCGCCATCCGCCGCATCCGCATCGGCGGCGTGTCCATCGGCAAAGTGCCGTTGGGGCAATGGCGCTACCTGTCCGGCAAAGAAAAGTTCTAA
- a CDS encoding acetyltransferase produces MHQHSVIYTPKQSDYEELTQVWEASVRATHDFLPDSYIELLKNLVLTRYLDAVMLICTKDSRQHITGFAGVAAGKIEMLFIDPDHRGQGLGKQLLHYALEHLNADELDVNEQNPQALGFYFKQGFEVIGRSEHDGMGQPYPLLHMRLRQAQQRTRNG; encoded by the coding sequence ATGCATCAACATTCGGTCATTTACACACCGAAACAGAGCGACTACGAAGAACTCACCCAAGTGTGGGAAGCCTCGGTGCGCGCTACCCATGACTTTCTGCCCGACAGTTACATAGAACTGCTGAAAAACCTGGTGCTGACCCGCTACCTCGACGCCGTCATGCTGATCTGCACTAAAGACTCGCGCCAACACATTACCGGGTTCGCCGGCGTGGCGGCGGGCAAGATCGAAATGCTGTTCATCGACCCGGATCACCGCGGCCAGGGCTTGGGCAAGCAATTGCTGCACTACGCCCTGGAACACCTGAACGCTGATGAGCTGGACGTCAACGAGCAGAACCCGCAGGCCCTGGGGTTTTACTTCAAGCAGGGCTTCGAGGTGATTGGTCGTTCGGAGCATGACGGTATGGGCCAGCCTTATCCATTGCTGCATATGCGTTTGCGCCAGGCGCAACAACGCACGCGCAATGGCTGA